The Rosa chinensis cultivar Old Blush chromosome 7, RchiOBHm-V2, whole genome shotgun sequence DNA segment cgaattaatgtTGAGGAGGcaagaaaaagacaaaaaaatagtaataaattttaatttgggtggagaagatgaagattgatgttatccaatgagaaattaagtagtttttgtATGcaattaattagttatgtatttcgTTTTCCCTGCAAATTtgtattttagaaaattagtgtacttattagtcattttgcagtTGGGTAATAGTCttttaataattcaaatgtcTGTAGGATGAACTaagaaaattgtagggtggcaatagccgcacccttgtgtaattgtcaattgataatcaactATTActcaaacattaattggctaatgataaaattaattagtaataaataTTATTTAACTAATCATAATTGGATACCAAATTTTAAATAATTTagaccattggatatattactaatacAGTGAtctaaaatatttaacaaaatatgTGTATGACAAAGAATTAAGTCAGTGGAAAAAAAGGTAACAACACCTTCTCACAATACTTTTTAGTCCCAATATCagttcacctctctctctctctgtcccaCTTGACCAGCTAGTGGCAAAGGTATGTGTTTGCCCCACTCCAAACTCTTCAACTGATTGCATAAGCTTGTGTATTGTTGCCATGCTCCTTTCTTTCTGGGCAACTTCATTTAACTTCAGGTATAGTATTGAGTATTCCATGCTTATGTTTTGCATTACTGGACCAACACGCATATGTTTCACCTATTGGGTTTTTGGTAATGCAATTTTCTGAAAGATTTCTTCCTCATGGGACATCTCCAATCTCAAAAGAATTGTCACCACAGGGTTGTCTATTCCTGCTCATGGTCTATATGAGGCTCATTCCAACTAGTTAATATAATATTAAAAAGTGTCTTTTCAATTCCTAACTGTTTGCTTCCCTCTTTCCAGATATGTTAAGAACGTAATGTCCCCAGTTTCTGAGGCAGTTTAGAAGCTgagaaggaaagagagagagagagctttgagATTTCATATATATAATGCCAGTTCCACTTGCCCCATATCCAACACCTCCGGCACCTTATACACCACCTGCTACTGCTGCTACAAATGGTATTTCTCAAATCTCATAACTCCTTATTTGGCTTCAAAACAATGTCAATTTGTATTTTTGGTTAATTGGCTGCTGAGATAATGGACTTGAGTTTTCTTGGCATTGCACAAAATGTTACaaaattttatttctattttcctcccttctctgtttctctttccttttctacAGTACTCGAACAAAAGTTCTTTTGCTGCAAAAGCCTTGTTCTACAGAAGCACTAAAGTTCATGGTAGTTCATCTGCAATGAAATTTGATTGCAGATATATAGGTTCAGACAGGATTGGTGCTGCGTGTTAGTTTTCTGAATTGCATCAAATCTTTGTGAAATGTTGTATGCAAAAGTGATTCATTACATTTACCTCCCACCTACCTACGAATAAAACTTTGTTGTAATTCTTTAGGTGCACAAAGCCAGCTCGTCTGCTCTGGATGCCGGAACCTTTTACTCTATCCAGTCGGAGCCACCTCAGTATGCTGTGCTGTTTGTAATGCAGTCACTGCTGTGCCACCTCCTGGTATCTCTTGTTCTTGTCTGTTAATCTAGATTACATTCTCATTTGTTGTTCAATTCAGTTTGATCTATTTTTGGACCATAAATTCAGAAAGTCTAAGCTGAATCACCATTTATGTGTGATGCTGAATTATAGGCACAGAAATGGCACAGCTGGTCTGTGGCGGCTGCCACACCTTACTCATGTATATACGTGGAGCAACAAGCGTACAATGTTCTTGCTGTCACACTGTCAATCTAGCCTTAGAAGGTATTGAGTCGTTAATCCACAGTTAAATCGCTTTGTTAATTATGTTTTTTCGCTTCCCTCCTTCAGTAGTCAAAAAAATTCTCTTCCCCAGTAACTAAACTATTGAAATCAAATGTGTTTCATTGACAGCAAATCAGGTGGCACATGTGAATTGTGGGAACTGCAGGATGCTACTAATGTACCAATATGGGGCAAGATCTGTGAAATGTGCGGTTTGCAATTTTGTGACATCCGTTGGGGTGAGTACAGAATAATCAATGTTAGTGAAGTAATGAGTTTCTGTTATTGATTTGCACATCACttaaatatgttcaaaaatTGCTTTTTTCATAGTGCATTACATCCAAATACATGTGAGCTTATAGCTATATATTAGTTACATAGTGTATATACAGAAAATCATGAGGTTCCTCACTGATTGATGTGGTGTTGACTGCTCTCTCAGGTCTCGACGAGCACTACTGAACAGAAATTCACCAACTAAAGTTATCATACACCTAAAGCTGGCAAGTACAGATGCTACAACTTAGGTTTGCATCTTACAGTATCCCTAGTTTCCATGATTGCATCTCTAAGTGATAGCAGATCAATCTCTTGCTATTCACATGTATAGAGTTGATTTTTCCCTTGCGTGATCGATGGTCTTATGAATAATGTAGTAATGTAAGATTGGATGTATGAGAAGAATTCTACAAGCTATGATGAAGATTATGAGTGCATTGGATAAGGATAAAGTTCATTTTTCCTTCTACTTTGACAAGTCTAACTTTTATCTTGAATACTTTCTGATGTTGAATTGTCAATTTTCGTCTAGAAATAATTGGTTAGCAGTcacccttcaaaaaaaaaaattggttagcaGTCAATTAAGAAGCCCACAAATTGATCCAAGAAAATAACGATTGGGACCAGGAGATATTTTCTCAAGAGTAATTTTGAGGGTCTCTTGGATTGAGAAAGGGAAAAAGGAATCTCTTAAATAAGACAATTGTTCTTGTTAAATCATACatggataaaaaaaatttccaatGGAGAACCAGAATGAAACTATGGCAGAATTAGAAGAATTCTTAGCACGTTTATTAACATATTTGTGGATGAAATGCATTTGTTTTCCAAGTAATAACTAGACCATCATTATGAAAAGAGGAAATGAGAACAAATCAAAGTTAGCCGGTTGATGAGTTGGACCATGTACCTACTTAGCCATTAGCTAGGTATGAGGTTTCGCTAGCCAAATGTCTTTTCTTCATCGAAACCGCGCGTCCACCCTTGAGGTCATTCTTTAAGAATCATTCTTACAAATCTCATCGCAAATTGTTTGGTTATCAAAATTGTGCATACAAAAATAATCTTAAATTAAAGTGAAATGAAGAGAGCATCCTTGAAGGAGTCTCTACTAAATGAGCGATTTCGATCATTGAACTACACTGTTCTAGTCTAGCCACGTTGTCAACCAGCTATGCCCTACTTTTCATACAATCCCCTAAACTACTTGGAAATTTTCCTCAACTACTCATCTCGCCCCCGGATTGCTCTCCTTAGTCTCCTGCTGATTTCATTTTTGCCTCTCTTCAATCAAGTCTGTACTTTTGTCGGTAAAAACAGTCCCAATGTATCTGAACTCACCTCGTGGGATCCTGCAAGCAACATATATAGTGGATTAGTGGTGGTGGGGGAGACCTCCATCAACAATGCATTGCAAATTATGATCTTGTCTTAGCTTAGCCCCACTGCCACGCTTTTCCAATTTCCCCCATATATCAACATCCTCCTCCTCATTTGGTAAACTCTGTATTATAAATCTGGCACCGTTGAATCTTCTATTACTGTACGTTAGAAATAATTCAGagggaatgaatgaatgaatgaggcTAGTCTCATCGCGCTTGCGGAATACCAAATTATGATTGAGACAGtttattttagggttaaatactgtttagttcaTATATTTTGTCTCTCTCATTATTTCAGtctctgacattctaatttaatctaaaaaatcTCTGATCTCACAATTTTCCTCTAATAGGTCCCTTCCGCGTCATATTAGGAGTTggccttgggtgaaatgtccaatatacccctctgttattttttttcctttttttcctttttaatttctttttttcctatttaattttttttttctttttcctttttaattttttttcctttttcctttttaatttctgttttccttttttcctttttaatttctttttttcctttttccttttttctttttcctttttaatgaccatcatATCTTGCTGCATCAGTAGCGCCACGTCGgcgaaccaatccagatcgacccgaaaccccaattattgttctccacgccggcggccattttttttttttccatcactattcttcttcttcacttctggttttggtcaacttggccatcaaaaaccaccatttcaaccagacctaaaatccaaatcaccattttgagcaagacccaaaaacctcatggtctgaaaaaatggtagttttcagtgaaaatttttcaaattgaggcctgatgtggagagagaaagtgggatttgagtgggagagagagaagtaggctgtgaaaacaagaggCGAGTGGTTGAGCggcaaaaaataaattaaaaatgaaaaagaaaaaagaaaaaaaaagaaattaaaaaggaaaaagaaaaaaaagaaattaaaaaggaaaaagaaaaaaaaagaaaaaaagaaattaaaaaggaaaaaaggaaaaagaaataacagaggggtatattggacatttcacccaaggccaactcctaatttgacgcggaagggacctattggagggaaattgtgaggtcagagagtttttagattaaattagaatgtcagagactgaaacgatgagacaGACAAAGTATagggactaaacaatatttaacccttTATTTTAATATCACTAGCTAGATGATGAACCATACATTTATTTGACATTGGATGATTAACTAGATGATTTTATATAATTATTGATCTAGAAAATGATCCGTTTTGGTATGAAACTATATTGCATTATGAGAATGAGCAGTGGCGGATCTAGGATTCGAAAATAGGGAGGgctacataattttttttagtacaATTATGCACAAGTGTGGGAATGCAAGAGTGGGGAGATGAGAACTTGAGAGTTTAAGTGTTCAAAGATTGAATTTAGTCAGGAATTTAGGCAtttttgggaagaagaagaagacgaagaatgaGAATTTGTTATGGATGGAGAATGAGAGAGTCAAAGAGGAGTTTGACTTTGATAATTCGGGAGTTCGGGTGGGTTTCgttaaacaaatatatatataaacaaaaaatatacatcatatatataggtttttttttcaacccaaaaGTTTGGGGAGGGCTTGAGTCCTCCCCACCCCATACCTAGATCTGCCCCTGAGAATGAGTCGAAGTAACGTACTGAAAGAGAAACATTGCTAACTCTCTTCTGTATTGCATTCTTCATGTTCCATTTATACAAGCTCACATAAGTCATATTTCAGGTCTTTCATCCTGAAAATGTGCGAGACTGTAACTGAGACATGCATTAGCTTTAGCTAAAGCTGGAGATCGTGAATTTGAATTCATACATTTGCAACTTTCCGATAGAAGTTGAATTCAACGTGTTGATCTCTAGTGGTGGAGAAACATCCACATATGACCCATTTCCTAACAAATCATGAACCTCTAAAACTTATTATATCGTATTGTGCTATTGTTTTTGGATTGGTTGCTTTAAGTTTTATATATAGAATCACATAGATATTGATTCTATTCTAATGTTAGTTGAGTATTGCATAGTAGGACAGTGCGATATTATTCAAATTCCTGTGTATGAGTAGCTGTTTTTAACCACTCGAGCTATTGGACTAAAGCTTGGAAGGATAGGAATTTTACAAATCAAGTTTGATTACACTGGAGATTAGTGATTAACCCACACtctttagaaaataaaattatttcacctaagcaacaaaagaaaaaaaaatcaaatgcaaaaaaaaaaaaaaaaaaaaaaaaaataataataataataaaaacacacacacacactctaaGTCTCAATATCAACAATTGAGTTACAACTACTAATTTTAGGTGAATTCTCAGAAACTCCTACTTACAAAGGAAAATCTTACATCACTAAACCAAATAATATTGAATGAGCTTAATGttggttatatttatttttaaaaaaaattatgaatagCATTTTAGCATTAAACTAAATTTCGTGAACTTGTTTAAAAGTGTGATCTTACAATTGGAAATTCTACACCATATAGTTTTAGATCCATAAATCAAGCATTGGTTTGGTTCTTAAATATCTTCCCAAACCTCTATTTTTGTCGGCATCATATGTAGAAGACAAGATCGGCACTTTTGATCATTGTTAAAGACATCAACTTCAGCTCTCAAATTCTGCTAGGTAGAATCCAAACAAGTTGGAGCTTTTCTATCCTGCATATATCTCTATTCAAAACGTCCTAATTCTGCTGTAACCTTCTTCAAAGCCAAATCTAATGGAACAGCTTGAAATAGTTAAGCTCCCATGCGCCTTTTTATTCGATGGAAACTCTCTCTTTTCACAATATTATAGTTTGGAAGCTAATCTTGATGCATAAATTGCTTGGTGCTGTCCAAATCCAGCCACTGCCTCTATTCCAAAAACCCTCAGATTTGATTCCTCtctcttttaagttttaacccCCAAGTCATTTTCACTAGCGTTGTTACGTAATATCGAAAAGGCACATTCGTCTATGCTGATTGCTGCTGTTGATGACTAGATACCATCCCATCAAAGGACAGCAAGTTATCTGCTCAGACTAATCTGGTCCCAGGACCCCAATGTGTACGTCTGAGGTTCACTATGAATGTCTGCTACTGTTAGTACCATCTACGAGCAAGTTCGATGGTGCACATTGTTTTAGAGTTAGAAAATACAGGAAAATTTACTATGTTGTTCAGTGTTGAATGCCATAAGAAGCGTCGGACTAGGAGTTAACCAAACAATCAGTCGGCCGGtccataatcattcataatGGGTGTGGTTCAACGAGGTAGAACAACATgaaaatccaaaccaaaattgaATCTAGCATATTGCGGAAACATCCAAGATCTTATATATAGTTGTTATGCACAGCTCAGAACTCTGATTCAAAGTCTCAATACTCTTAATAAGTAAGATATCAACTAATTTCAAAGATCAGTAATTATTGGATTGGTGATACCCTAATCACAACCAATTTCAAAAATTTGAAGACAACATTATCTGGATCGGTGATATTATTGGGTATATGTCACACCAGCAAAGGCTACCATCGCTTAATTAGTATCTAAGGGTTAGCTATTGCTACTTAACACCAATCATTTGTGTCTTTAAACCCAATACACACCATTCTGAATGGTGTTTTTAAGCCACATTTGTGGTAGTGTAAGAACAGCATTTCCAAAATTTAAGGATGAATATGCAGACAAGCAGAACATCTACAAGAACCAAACCAGTCTCTACCCTTAGATGTGATCAGTAATTCTGGCAGAAAACGTTTCCCATTAAGTTACTGATAATTATTTAAGTCGAGATGGAATGTTCCACCCAGGTttacaagaaaaacaaattagTTTTACCGCAATGCATGACAGGGATATAGTAAGAATAACAATGTACTTCAATTCAATTACAAATGGTAAAAGATGAAACAAACATATGACAAGGATAGCAAACTAACCTTGACTTGTCTGACATTAGCTACCCAAGCACATGAGTGATAATGATACCTTTGAGTTGGGCCAAAATGATCTGAAGGAGACATTCATAATTTAACAGCAAAAGCTAGTATGATTACTTAATGTTTCTGACAGTTAACACAGCAAACAAAAGCAATAAAGAAAGAAATGGACCACTGTAATAATTCAGAAACGTCAATATATCATTAACATGATCACCGGACTTAAACTCAGAATGTACAATGTGCGATAACTCTTAACTGTTTGAGCCAGATTTTGACAGCTTCAGAAAGATATTGTCAGTAAAGATTCCAAAAATCCGAAAGAATCATCAATCTCGACAAAACAAGACTTAAAAGGGTAAGATCAGTAATGTATCAATCCAGATCATAAGAGAAATATAAGTAAAAGTATTTCAGTTGATGCCAGCAGATCCCAAAATATCTTAATTTGAGTTCATACTGTAGAAAGAAAAGGACCTGAAGGACTAGAATATTTATGTTCTGGATATCACAGAGTTGctagaaatatcattttggGCATAAGAAGGGGAGGCTCTGGTTGAAGTAAAATGAAGCAAAGACTCACAAACATTGATTAGACCTATCAGTCAAAGCTCTAATACAAGATTACAAGATATTTGCCTTGTATTGTTAGAATATGTGTTCAGCCACCTGCTTCCGGAACTGATAGTGGAGAAGTGCTGGTTCGGTCATTTCTTGTTCATCAAGAACAGTTTCTCCATGGTGCATTCCTAGGTTGTGGGTCGTAAGTGTGAGAAACTTGAGAACACAAGGGTGTATTGGATCTAGTTTGTGAGGGTGAACCGTGAATTTTTCATTCCTCTCTCGCAGACATAGGCAAGTTTGCTAAACATATCTGTTTTTGCTCAATGCCTGGATATTTAGATCTCCTTCGTATTAACATGGGAAACAAAAAGTTGGCGATATAGAATCTAGATGGACTGATGGGAGTGTTCGAGCCAAGATGGATACAGGATAAGTAGAGGAAGTGAGAGTGTTACGTCTTCAACCCTAATCCATTTAGATAGGCATTGCCTCCAGATCCCATTAGGAGCAAGTCTTCCATTGATCAATCATAACAAGGTCAAATCCCAATAAATATGGGATTGGGTAAAATCTCCTAAAAAAAATCTTAACCATTTCCCTATTGTGTTCTTTTCAACTCCTCGTATCGCCATGTTAAGTTTCTAGTGAGCATTACTAGCTCTTCTCTTTCCTCATTGTGACCTTTTCAACTAGAAACTTCAGAATACCAAGACAATTCGACCTTTAGACTGCTCAAAACTTTCATCGGTCACTCAAGTTTCCCTTTCTTGTTCATATATCATTTCAAATCCTTTTAAGATAACATTGCTCAACACCAACCCATCACTCAAACGAATCAAGCACCTATTATCAAAAGGAACAACCAAAACACCCCATAACTATTGTCAACCATCGTAATGCATTTATTTAGTTTCCCTTGTAGACACCCAAGCTGCTCATCCCAACAACTAAACATGTCTTGCCTTATATTGCTACAAAACATAACATATGCCAAACAATGAACGCCTCTTTGGTAACTCAATGAttcacaaattcaaaaaccgAGTCCTATCTGTAACCGAAACAATCATATCATTACTCTCTTTTAAACTACATTTTATACAACAGCTCAATGGACGACTTATTCATACACCAGAAGGATGTTTTAACGGTCATCCACCAATCCAATGTTGTCCCAACCTAACCATCCGTGGTCCCAACTCTCTAACAACAAGCTCACACAAATGATACATATATAACTTTAGTGCTAAATTTCCAACAGTTTGTTATCAAAGCTCAACAATCTTGTTATGAGATCCAAAAGATAGCCATTCAACCAGTCAGGAAATATACAAGTCCAATGAAGTTGAGACCATTTAGTACGAATAACTGGAGGGGCTCAAATATAAATCAAGGCTTAACAATCTTGTTATGAGGTCCAACAGATAGCCATTCAAACAGTAAGGAAATATACAAGTCCAATGAAGTTAAGACCATTTAGTATGAAAAACTGGACAGGCTCAAATATAAACTAGGACTCACAACTTGCTTGCCATGGTACAATCTCACACTCTGCTAGATTTCCCTTTCATCATTTTCTTGACAGTTTCACTCTAGCCCTTAAACTTTAGAGACATATGTTGTAGCCAATAATAATACAGCCCTGCCAGTAACAAGTAGCAACCAACAAAGCAAAGACATATAGCAAACAAGCCATCCAAGCAGATTGATTTGCTCACATAATTTGTTTTGCTCATCAACAAAACTACTAGTGCCATGATATTCCTAGTTTCTCCATTTTAGGTTGACTTGGTGCAATGCAGAGTTAAACAGTGCTCATTTCTAAAATAACTGCTACTGGTAGATTGGCATTGGCTAAACAACCTTGACAATTCAAATATAGTTAAAACAATTTGTCCAATCCACTAGCCAACCAACACGGATGTACACTCAGAGTAAAGAAAAATTTAGGGCAAGGGATACAACATACA contains these protein-coding regions:
- the LOC112179479 gene encoding protein LOL1; translated protein: MPVPLAPYPTPPAPYTPPATAATNGAQSQLVCSGCRNLLLYPVGATSVCCAVCNAVTAVPPPGTEMAQLVCGGCHTLLMYIRGATSVQCSCCHTVNLALEANQVAHVNCGNCRMLLMYQYGARSVKCAVCNFVTSVGVSTSTTEQKFTN